The genomic interval CACGACGCTTTCATTCATCGGCGCATCGGGGGCCCTTGCGCTTCTACCGCTCAAAGGCGGTGAATTCGGGATTCTAAGCGTCATTCTTTTGGGCGCATCCGTCTATTTGATTTCCCGCAAAATAACCGACCCCCTTATCTGTAAACCATCATCAAATATATGAATAAACAAATATCAATTTCAATAGCCGTTGCGGCTCTGATTATCGGCGGGGCGTTCTATCTTTCTTCGCAGAAAAAGGGCGCGGAGCTTCCCCTTACAGCCGGCGTCAATCAAGCACTTGCGGCAAAATTTGAAATCCTAAAACAAAACGGTAATTCTTCGTGCTCTGGAACATTCAGGGAATCTATCGCTGCAATGCCAGATACAAACCGCTTGCAGGGTTCATGCTGCAGTCCCATGTCACTTCACCGCTACGCCGAGCAGGTTGAAGGGTTAGTAGAATTTAAATCTGTTACCGGCCAAAACATTGATAAAATTCCCGACGATCCGTATGACATAGAAGCGGGACTTGCCAAAGAATTGCTGTCTTATTACGACCTTGAACTCACGCCGGACGAACAGAAGGCATACGATTACGCGATGCTTAATTCAAGCGAGAAGGGACCGTGCTGCTGCAAATGCTGGAGATGGTATGTCTATGGCGGCCTTGGTAAATACCTTATTAAAAATCACGGCTTCACCGGAGAACAGCTCACCGAGGTTTGGAATCTTTCCGACGGGTGCGGCGGTGATAGCGAACATCATCATTAAAAACCATGAACGAAGAACAACAATTCACCAAGCAGGAAAAACGAGAAATGCGAAGGCAAGAAAAAGAAGCAGAACAGCGCTCACAGCAACGCAATCGCTTTATGCGTAAAATCAGAAATTATGGCATTGTTTTTGCAATTATTACCCTTGTGGGTTACGGCCTATATCTGTTAGCGCAAAGCAGCGCACCGAAAGGAGAAAATTTCAGCCGCTCTGTTTCTTTAATGGAGGCAAGTCATATCGCGACCGGCAGTCAATTACCAGAATATACTTCAAACCCGCCGACATCGGGGCCGCACTACGGTCAAACCGCCCGTTCAGGTTTTCGCGATGAAATGATTTCCGACCAAAATATTATTCACAACCTTGAGCATGGCGATATATGGATCGCGTATCACCCGCGCATCGCAGGAGAAACAAAAGAAGCATTGAAGCAATTCGGGGCTGCGAAAGTCATCATCACGCCACGCGAAGCAAATGAAACAGACATAGCACTCGCCGCCTGGGGCCGGCTTGACATATTTGATATCGAAAATGACACCTTGCCGATTGAGCGTATCAAAGATTTTATCAAGCGTTACACAAATAAAGGCCCCGAACAGGTTCCCGGAGCAAGCGGGGGCATATAAGCAAACCCATGACATCAATAATCCGCAACAGCTTAATCATTTTTTCTTTCCTTCTTCTCTCGATCACCATCATCGGCATTTTTTGGCTTGTTACCACGCCCGGAGCGCAGGCCGGCCTTATTTTCGCCTACGCGGCTGGGATCTCTATGATTTTTCTTCCCTGCACTTTGCCTTTGGTATTTGTTATTGTGCCCTTGGCCATGAAGCAGTCGCCGCTCAAGGGGCTTACAATGGCGGTGCTTTTCGGATTAGGACTTGCAATTACTTTGAGTATCTACGGCGCGGCTGTCGCGTGGTTCGGAGAATACATTGGCATGAATACTCTCATCCGCTTCATGTTCGGCATTGCCGGAGCAATGGCATTTGTTTTCGGGCTCTCTGAACTGCGCCTGATGACCGTGCGCCTGCCGTTTATGGCGAAAGTTCTGCCAACCTCAATTCAAAAAGGCGGTGACTATTCAAAATCGTTTTTTATGGGTCTTTTCTTGGGCAACGCTGGTGTAGGCTGTCCCAATCCCGCTTTCTATGTTCTTTTAACTTACATCGCAACCGTCGGCAATGTAGGAGACGGCATTACTTTGGGAGTAATACATGGTTTGGGCAGAGCCACGCCACTCATTTTCTTAACCGTTCTTGCTATTTTGGGGATCAACACGCTTAATTGGGTGGGTCGTCAGCAAACAAGAATTGAAAGGGCAATGGGCTGGGGGTTGGTCGGAATCGGCGCGTATCTTTTTCAATATCTGCCATTCAAGATGGCATTTTGGGAGGGCTCAATCTTTCATGTCGCGTGGAATAATTTAGTCATGAAAGTGTTGCCCAGCATTTCCATGAATCAAGTTCTAAGGAAAAGTTCTCAATAAGTTTGCCAATTGATAAGCCTGCCTGCCTAACGTGGCTAGCCATCAATAAAGCGCCATTTAAGGTGCTTTTGAGTTTGTGACGCAGCTTACTTTTAATTGTTTGGTTTTTATTATACTCTAAAAAGTAATTGGTAAAACTTTACATATGAAAGCCATTTGGAACAATAAAGTGATTGCCGAGAGTGACAAAACAATTGTCGTTGAGGGCAATCATTACTTTCCTCCTGATTCGATTAAAAAAGAATATTTCAAAGTAAGCGACTATCACACGACCTGTCCGTGGAAGGGGGAGGCGAGTTATTATAGTGTGGAAGTAAATGGCTCGGTTAACGAAAATGCCGCTTGGTATTACCCCAATCCATCTGAAGCGGCCAA from Candidatus Buchananbacteria bacterium CG10_big_fil_rev_8_21_14_0_10_42_9 carries:
- a CDS encoding cytochrome C biogenesis protein codes for the protein MTSIIRNSLIIFSFLLLSITIIGIFWLVTTPGAQAGLIFAYAAGISMIFLPCTLPLVFVIVPLAMKQSPLKGLTMAVLFGLGLAITLSIYGAAVAWFGEYIGMNTLIRFMFGIAGAMAFVFGLSELRLMTVRLPFMAKVLPTSIQKGGDYSKSFFMGLFLGNAGVGCPNPAFYVLLTYIATVGNVGDGITLGVIHGLGRATPLIFLTVLAILGINTLNWVGRQQTRIERAMGWGLVGIGAYLFQYLPFKMAFWEGSIFHVAWNNLVMKVLPSISMNQVLRKSSQ